In the genome of Nonlabens sp. MB-3u-79, one region contains:
- a CDS encoding four helix bundle protein encodes MQKNIIVEKSTEFALEIIEFTSLLKKEKHYEISSQLFRSGTSIGANINESQHAESRKDFIHKLKIAAKEVAETRYWLYLCTKSDSLLSPKQELFKEIESIEKLLSKIISTTKSRM; translated from the coding sequence ATGCAGAAAAATATTATAGTTGAGAAATCAACTGAGTTTGCTCTTGAAATTATTGAATTTACTTCTTTATTGAAAAAAGAAAAGCACTACGAAATTTCTAGCCAACTCTTTAGAAGTGGAACTAGCATAGGAGCAAATATTAATGAATCTCAACATGCCGAAAGTAGAAAAGACTTTATACATAAATTGAAGATAGCAGCAAAAGAAGTTGCAGAAACAAGGTACTGGTTATACCTATGTACAAAATCAGATAGTTTATTATCTCCAAAGCAAGAATTATTTAAAGAAATAGAAAGTATAGAGAAGTTACTGTCAAAAATAATTTCAACAACTAAAAGTAGAATGTGA
- a CDS encoding DUF5687 family protein codes for MIKQFIHLEWKSFIRSAAFKQNLAIKILMGFGALYFIAMFGLLGGGSYFIIEEFIEEGKIIAGNPFEVINQFLIYWIFADIAYRYMLQKMPVANIKPLLYLPFEKGKIVNYALGKTVVSFFNFLPAFFFIPFSVVLIVKGYSITGVISWHLAMFFITLATNFLNVFMNNIDKVFYPVIAVMAALGLSQYYGIFDITLYTGTVFMFFYENAWAFIIPLLLLIGTVYYAYHYFEKQLYLDEGLKSVAQEASTEDLSFLDRFGKLSTYLKNDIKLIKRNKRAKMTFFMGFFFVLYGLFFMQDVYADINGMKVFAGLFCTGGFLFSFGGLVPSWDSSYYKLMMAQNIPYREFLLSKWWLMVAATVISTLLCSFYIYFGWDWWFGILAGAVYNIGFNSSVVLWGGAFVKTPIDLMTTKKAFGDSKAFNAKTLLLLLPKLVLPVVIYYAFALTINETAGFIAIAATGVLGLLFRNKIFDLIEDIYKNEKYDTIAAYAQKN; via the coding sequence ATGATCAAACAATTTATCCATCTAGAATGGAAAAGCTTTATTAGAAGTGCAGCATTTAAACAAAATCTTGCTATTAAAATTTTGATGGGCTTTGGGGCATTGTACTTTATTGCAATGTTTGGATTGCTAGGTGGCGGTAGTTATTTCATTATAGAAGAGTTTATTGAAGAGGGGAAAATCATTGCGGGCAATCCTTTTGAGGTCATTAATCAGTTTTTAATTTATTGGATTTTTGCAGATATAGCCTACCGTTATATGCTTCAAAAAATGCCAGTGGCCAACATAAAACCGCTGCTATACCTGCCTTTTGAGAAAGGAAAAATAGTCAACTATGCCTTAGGAAAAACAGTGGTATCCTTTTTCAATTTCTTACCTGCGTTTTTCTTTATTCCATTTAGCGTGGTCTTAATAGTTAAAGGCTACAGTATTACCGGGGTTATAAGCTGGCACCTCGCCATGTTCTTTATTACTCTAGCGACTAATTTTCTCAACGTTTTTATGAATAACATCGATAAAGTATTTTATCCAGTTATTGCCGTAATGGCGGCTTTAGGCTTGTCTCAGTACTATGGCATATTTGATATTACGTTGTATACAGGTACTGTGTTTATGTTTTTCTATGAAAATGCATGGGCATTTATAATTCCTTTATTGCTGTTGATAGGCACAGTGTATTACGCCTACCATTATTTTGAAAAGCAGTTGTATCTGGATGAAGGATTAAAGTCTGTAGCTCAAGAAGCGAGTACAGAGGATTTAAGTTTTCTTGACCGTTTTGGCAAACTGTCCACTTATTTAAAGAATGATATCAAGTTGATCAAACGTAACAAACGCGCAAAAATGACCTTTTTCATGGGATTCTTTTTTGTGCTTTACGGCTTGTTTTTTATGCAAGACGTGTATGCTGATATCAATGGTATGAAGGTTTTTGCAGGCTTGTTTTGTACCGGCGGATTTTTATTCAGTTTTGGCGGTCTAGTTCCTAGTTGGGACAGTAGTTATTACAAATTAATGATGGCACAAAACATACCTTACCGGGAGTTTTTGTTGAGTAAATGGTGGCTTATGGTGGCCGCTACTGTGATAAGTACACTTTTGTGCTCGTTTTACATCTATTTTGGATGGGATTGGTGGTTTGGAATATTGGCCGGAGCCGTTTACAACATCGGTTTTAATAGCTCTGTCGTTTTATGGGGTGGCGCATTTGTAAAAACACCTATTGATTTAATGACGACTAAAAAAGCCTTTGGCGATTCCAAGGCTTTTAATGCTAAAACACTACTCTTACTTCTTCCTAAATTGGTCTTACCAGTAGTTATTTATTATGCCTTTGCACTGACCATCAACGAGACTGCTGGGTTTATAGCGATTGCGGCTACAGGGGTGTTAGGGTTGCTTTTTAGGAATAAGATTTTTGACCTGATTGAAGACATTTATAAAAACGAGAAGTACGACACTATAGCTGCTTATGCACAAAAGAACTGA
- a CDS encoding tetratricopeptide repeat protein, giving the protein MKQFFYNICIAFLLIAIVAGCSRKKNSFISRNLHAVGTEYNVLYNGDLALQAGLDGLEQTYKENYWDVLPVERMTLKDQVFMPGDKPADPNFERAEEKAVKAVQKHSMLINETEYNPQIDESYMLLGKARYYDQRFIPALEAFNYILQFMPESDQINQAKVWREKTNMRLNNNETAIKNLSKLLKEEEGAIEMEDLAIANATLSQAFLNLEQLDSALIYMNRAEQQTKNKETQARYKFITAQLFAKSGQRDSAFAHYDEIIEMHRKIPRRYYINAFIEKIKNFDTSKDNREELLATIVDLEENRENRPWLDAIYSRKAIYYEREDSIEGAKEYYNKSLRAKNGQDYYLRANNYTALGKISFDQSKFVNAGKYFDSAIANYVERTKEHRLVTKKRNNLDDVILYEGIRRSADSIFKVLDMSLEQQAQYYQEYIDSLKAEEERIAKEAELEAAKAAQEQNAFQTINNNNVTNRGNVGPAFGTPGSNIGSNAPGGSSFYFFNQQTVARGKLDFRRKWGKRNLNDNWRRKNKKVELQAEVEQEDVVEEVEVRPEFTTEFYTSRLPEGAILLDSIAKARNFAYYQLGVIYKEKFKRNDLAISRFNTLLTHDPAEKLLLPALYNLYLIYKEDNSSDAFAKAEQLKNRIITDYPDTRYAQILRNPDAQLDDSASPLAVYNRLYKEYEKEKYDLVITSAERYSTLFNGDDIVPRLELLKAFAAGRLYGFQEYKKGIDYVALNFPNTEVGKSAQKLSADAEALQIPEVFLPENGRTDFKLLYRFKITEVTEMDDLKEKLVEAFKKENFAFTVSIDVYNKEEKLVIVHGLSSKLGAKGLGDLLAKPENDYKVSKPYLAIASENYKIIQVYKSLDKYEKEML; this is encoded by the coding sequence TTGAAACAGTTTTTCTACAATATTTGTATCGCATTCTTGCTTATAGCAATTGTTGCCGGTTGTAGCAGGAAGAAGAATTCCTTTATAAGCCGGAATCTTCATGCGGTAGGAACAGAATACAACGTCTTGTATAATGGCGATCTCGCTTTACAAGCAGGCCTTGATGGCTTGGAACAAACCTATAAAGAGAATTACTGGGATGTATTACCTGTAGAACGCATGACGTTAAAAGACCAAGTCTTTATGCCAGGCGATAAGCCAGCAGATCCCAACTTTGAGCGTGCTGAAGAAAAAGCGGTAAAAGCCGTACAAAAACACTCCATGCTTATCAATGAGACGGAGTACAACCCGCAAATTGATGAGTCTTATATGCTGCTCGGTAAAGCGCGATATTACGACCAGCGTTTTATCCCGGCATTAGAGGCTTTCAATTACATCTTACAATTCATGCCCGAAAGCGATCAAATAAATCAGGCTAAAGTATGGCGTGAGAAAACAAATATGCGGCTGAATAACAATGAAACTGCGATCAAGAATTTAAGTAAGTTGCTCAAGGAAGAGGAGGGAGCAATAGAAATGGAAGATCTTGCTATTGCAAACGCTACTTTGTCTCAAGCATTTTTAAACCTCGAGCAATTAGATAGCGCTCTTATCTATATGAATCGTGCTGAGCAACAGACTAAAAATAAAGAAACACAAGCGCGTTATAAGTTCATTACCGCACAACTATTTGCTAAGTCTGGTCAGCGCGACAGTGCATTTGCACATTATGATGAGATCATAGAAATGCATCGCAAAATACCACGTCGTTATTATATCAATGCCTTTATAGAAAAGATCAAAAATTTTGACACCTCTAAAGATAATAGGGAAGAATTGCTCGCGACTATCGTTGACTTAGAAGAAAACAGAGAAAACAGACCTTGGTTGGATGCGATTTATTCTCGTAAAGCAATTTATTATGAGAGAGAAGACAGTATAGAAGGAGCAAAAGAATACTACAATAAATCCTTACGCGCAAAAAACGGACAGGATTACTATTTGAGAGCTAACAATTATACTGCTCTAGGAAAGATAAGTTTTGATCAGTCTAAATTTGTGAACGCCGGTAAATATTTTGACAGTGCTATTGCAAATTACGTGGAGCGCACCAAAGAGCATAGATTGGTTACTAAAAAGAGAAACAATCTAGATGATGTGATCCTTTATGAAGGAATACGCCGCAGCGCCGATAGTATTTTTAAGGTTCTCGATATGTCGCTAGAACAGCAAGCACAATATTATCAAGAATACATAGACAGTTTAAAAGCAGAAGAAGAACGCATCGCAAAGGAAGCAGAATTAGAAGCAGCAAAAGCAGCTCAAGAACAAAATGCGTTTCAAACAATCAACAATAATAATGTTACTAATCGCGGTAATGTAGGACCTGCTTTTGGAACCCCTGGATCTAATATAGGCTCTAATGCTCCTGGCGGAAGTTCTTTCTACTTTTTTAACCAGCAAACGGTTGCTCGTGGTAAGTTAGACTTTAGAAGAAAATGGGGAAAACGAAACCTCAATGACAACTGGCGCCGTAAGAATAAAAAAGTAGAGCTGCAAGCAGAAGTGGAACAAGAGGATGTCGTTGAGGAAGTAGAAGTACGACCAGAATTCACTACAGAGTTTTATACCAGCAGACTTCCAGAAGGTGCAATACTGCTGGACAGTATTGCAAAGGCTAGAAACTTTGCCTATTATCAACTAGGAGTTATCTATAAGGAGAAATTTAAGCGCAACGATCTTGCCATCAGCCGTTTTAATACTTTATTGACGCACGACCCAGCCGAAAAGCTTTTATTGCCAGCACTCTACAACCTGTATTTAATTTACAAGGAAGATAATAGTAGTGACGCTTTCGCGAAAGCGGAACAGTTAAAAAATAGAATCATAACAGATTATCCAGATACGAGATATGCTCAAATATTGAGAAACCCTGATGCACAACTAGACGACAGTGCGAGTCCGCTGGCGGTTTATAATCGATTGTATAAGGAATACGAAAAAGAAAAATACGATCTAGTGATCACTAGCGCTGAGAGGTACTCCACTTTATTTAATGGAGATGATATCGTGCCAAGGCTGGAGTTGTTAAAAGCATTTGCTGCTGGAAGACTGTACGGTTTTCAAGAATATAAAAAGGGTATAGATTACGTAGCTTTAAATTTCCCTAATACAGAAGTAGGTAAAAGTGCTCAAAAGCTATCTGCCGATGCCGAAGCTCTTCAAATACCAGAGGTGTTTCTTCCAGAAAATGGACGTACTGATTTTAAATTGCTATACAGATTTAAAATCACAGAGGTTACCGAGATGGATGACCTAAAGGAAAAACTAGTGGAGGCCTTTAAAAAGGAAAACTTTGCTTTTACAGTTTCTATAGATGTATACAACAAGGAAGAAAAACTTGTAATAGTACATGGGCTAAGTTCAAAATTAGGGGCAAAAGGTCTAGGGGATCTTTTGGCAAAACCTGAGAATGATTATAAAGTTTCAAAACCTTACTTAGCTATAGCTTCAGAAAATTATAAGATCATACAGGTTTATAAAAGTCTGGATAAGTACGAGAAAGAAATGTTATAA
- a CDS encoding peptidoglycan DD-metalloendopeptidase family protein produces MTFKHLIDPKYSSEDYFPINLSVANSFWDENDVSDIPVFEKYLQEQRALTGKYVAHGGYLEQRALYRKSARFQSGNVRDVHMGIDLWAPAGTSIHAFMDGVVHSYAHNDDAGNYGPTLILEHDLNTKKLYTLYGHLSISDMEKWSVGFRFRESEIIASLGKPEENGGYSPHLHFQIMTDMKTYKGDFPGVAATEELEDYKKIILDPNPFIFGDAVI; encoded by the coding sequence ATGACATTTAAACACCTTATCGATCCTAAATACAGTTCAGAGGACTATTTCCCTATAAATCTGTCGGTTGCAAATTCCTTTTGGGATGAGAATGATGTGAGTGACATTCCTGTTTTTGAAAAGTACCTGCAAGAACAACGTGCTCTTACTGGTAAATATGTGGCTCACGGTGGTTATTTAGAACAGCGTGCTTTGTATAGAAAATCGGCTCGATTTCAATCTGGTAATGTACGAGATGTTCATATGGGAATCGATCTTTGGGCTCCTGCAGGGACTAGTATTCACGCCTTTATGGATGGCGTTGTACACAGTTATGCTCACAACGACGACGCTGGAAATTACGGTCCTACCTTAATTTTGGAACACGATCTCAACACTAAGAAACTCTATACTCTTTATGGCCACCTCTCAATAAGTGACATGGAAAAATGGTCTGTGGGGTTCCGCTTTCGCGAAAGCGAGATTATAGCAAGCTTAGGAAAACCAGAAGAAAATGGTGGTTATTCTCCACACCTGCACTTTCAGATCATGACCGATATGAAAACTTATAAAGGAGACTTTCCAGGTGTTGCAGCAACAGAAGAGCTAGAGGATTATAAGAAGATTATTCTCGATCCCAATCCATTTATTTTTGGGGATGCTGTAATCTAA
- a CDS encoding ferredoxin--NADP reductase yields the protein MIFHKLTIKQVTKVTSQAVEILFEITENLQTDFAYAAGQYLTLRATINGNEVRRAYSLSSAPHEKDLKVVIKAVEKGVFSNYAMTLRAGDQLEVAPPDGLFIHKKGDGPQNYLMIAAGSGITPITSIIKDVLTQEPDSKVALIYGNQSVAQTIYYEQFNDLKDQYADRFFLKYCFSREERDEALFGRVSKSNLNFFLKQVVGDLAFAKAYLCGPEEMIAMATDNLIEKEVVTKEQIHFELFTAKENDMEITEDSHLTELTVILDDEEHKLTVKRSDNLLDVMLKNDIEAPYSCQGGICSSCICQIQEGTAQMAKNAILTDKEVASGFSLACQAYATSAKLVLNFDEV from the coding sequence ATGATTTTTCATAAGCTTACTATAAAACAAGTTACTAAAGTCACTTCCCAAGCAGTAGAAATACTATTTGAGATTACTGAAAACCTGCAAACTGACTTTGCCTATGCCGCCGGTCAATACTTAACTCTCAGAGCTACGATCAACGGAAATGAGGTGCGTCGAGCCTATTCTCTTTCTAGTGCACCGCACGAAAAAGACCTGAAAGTCGTTATAAAAGCCGTAGAAAAAGGAGTGTTCTCCAACTATGCCATGACACTACGTGCAGGTGACCAACTAGAAGTTGCTCCTCCTGACGGTCTTTTTATTCATAAAAAAGGAGACGGCCCACAAAACTATCTAATGATTGCAGCTGGTAGTGGCATCACTCCTATTACCTCTATTATCAAAGATGTTCTTACTCAAGAACCAGATAGCAAAGTAGCCTTGATCTATGGAAATCAGTCTGTAGCTCAAACCATTTATTACGAACAGTTCAACGATCTTAAAGATCAATATGCAGATCGGTTTTTTCTTAAATATTGTTTCTCCCGTGAGGAACGCGATGAGGCATTATTCGGTCGTGTAAGTAAATCTAACCTCAACTTTTTCTTGAAACAAGTGGTAGGCGATCTCGCTTTTGCAAAAGCCTACTTATGTGGACCTGAAGAAATGATTGCTATGGCAACAGATAATCTGATAGAAAAGGAAGTAGTTACCAAAGAACAGATCCATTTTGAGCTTTTTACCGCCAAAGAAAATGACATGGAGATTACCGAAGACAGTCACCTGACCGAGCTTACGGTTATACTCGATGATGAAGAGCACAAACTTACCGTAAAACGCAGTGATAATTTACTGGACGTGATGCTTAAAAACGACATTGAGGCCCCTTATAGTTGTCAAGGTGGTATTTGCAGCTCCTGCATTTGCCAGATACAAGAAGGAACCGCACAAATGGCAAAAAATGCAATCCTAACCGACAAAGAAGTAGCCAGTGGCTTTTCTTTAGCTTGCCAAGCTTATGCTACTAGCGCTAAATTAGTGTTGAATTTTGATGAAGTGTAA
- a CDS encoding CoA transferase subunit B, with the protein MLDKIGIAKRIAQEVKDGYYVNLGIGIPTLVANYVPEGIDVEFQSENGVLGMGPFPFEGEEDPDVINAGKQTITTLPGASFFDSAMSFGMIRGQHVDLTILGAMEVAENGDIANWKIPGKMVKGMGGAMDLVASAENIIVAMMHTNRAGESKLLKRCSLPLTGVNCINKVVTNLAVLEVTEKGFKLLERAPGVSVEEIQNATEGTLIIDGEIPEMRI; encoded by the coding sequence ATGTTAGATAAAATAGGAATAGCAAAAAGAATAGCGCAGGAAGTAAAAGACGGCTACTATGTCAATTTAGGAATAGGAATACCAACCTTGGTAGCTAACTATGTTCCAGAAGGGATTGATGTAGAGTTCCAGTCAGAGAACGGTGTTTTAGGAATGGGACCCTTTCCTTTTGAGGGAGAAGAAGATCCAGATGTGATCAATGCGGGTAAACAAACCATCACTACTTTGCCAGGCGCCAGCTTTTTTGACAGCGCCATGAGTTTTGGGATGATAAGAGGACAACATGTTGATCTGACCATTTTAGGAGCTATGGAGGTAGCTGAAAATGGCGACATAGCCAACTGGAAAATACCGGGTAAAATGGTAAAAGGAATGGGTGGTGCTATGGATCTAGTAGCCAGTGCTGAGAATATTATCGTTGCGATGATGCATACCAATAGAGCAGGAGAATCTAAACTTTTAAAAAGATGTTCATTGCCGTTAACTGGTGTGAATTGCATCAACAAAGTGGTGACCAATCTTGCGGTCCTTGAAGTAACTGAAAAAGGTTTTAAATTATTAGAACGCGCTCCAGGAGTAAGCGTAGAAGAAATTCAAAATGCTACGGAAGGGACTTTGATTATTGATGGAGAGATTCCTGAGATGAGGATTTAG
- a CDS encoding ABC transporter ATP-binding protein, with product MITINKLSKQYNGTSVLDIEHLEIPKGQAIGLVGNNGAGKTTLFSLFLDLIQPSTGHIVSSDVRIDQSEDWKPFTSAFIDESFLIGYLTPEEYFYFIGELRGQNKAAIDALIASYSDFFNGEAVGQKKYLRDLSKGNQKKVGIIAALIGNPRVIILDEPFANLDPSTQIRLKKIIKELANDPEVTVLVSSHDLIHVTEVAQRVVLLEKGKVVKDIEKSSATFKELEDYFIGISESHAPVAATIEEE from the coding sequence ATGATTACTATAAATAAGCTTTCAAAACAATACAACGGTACAAGCGTACTAGACATAGAACATCTTGAAATCCCTAAAGGTCAGGCCATAGGATTAGTAGGAAATAACGGTGCTGGAAAAACGACTCTGTTTTCCCTATTTCTAGATTTGATACAGCCGTCTACCGGTCATATTGTTTCAAGCGACGTGAGAATAGATCAAAGTGAAGACTGGAAACCTTTTACAAGTGCTTTTATAGATGAGAGCTTTTTAATAGGCTACCTCACACCAGAAGAATATTTTTATTTTATAGGAGAATTGCGTGGCCAAAACAAAGCAGCTATTGATGCTCTTATCGCCAGCTACAGTGATTTCTTTAACGGGGAAGCCGTAGGACAAAAGAAATACTTGCGTGACCTTTCTAAAGGAAACCAGAAAAAAGTAGGAATCATAGCCGCACTAATAGGAAATCCACGGGTGATCATTCTTGATGAACCTTTTGCAAATCTTGACCCTTCTACCCAAATCAGATTAAAGAAAATTATCAAAGAACTCGCAAACGATCCTGAGGTGACTGTATTGGTTTCAAGTCACGATTTGATTCACGTGACGGAAGTTGCTCAACGGGTGGTGCTTTTAGAAAAAGGGAAAGTGGTAAAAGATATTGAAAAGAGTAGTGCTACTTTTAAAGAGTTAGAAGATTATTTTATAGGCATTTCAGAGAGTCATGCGCCAGTGGCAGCAACCATAGAAGAGGAATAG
- a CDS encoding exopolysaccharide biosynthesis polyprenyl glycosylphosphotransferase — protein MTTKTLQNISADSIAYRNGRFSGFIRPISYLVDLSLIIFAASYFFKESFDLLTYSIFIGICWVIVSMQLDFYRIRRNTKFATLLSRLAKQSVFFAFVVFAFFGYYYELNRESTFIFNYIGATITGISFVKISLFFILKNYRSALGGNYRNVVILGKNKDAQQLLDFFKIHTDLGYRSKKLIDVTASSFSLSEFKSWVIQEKIDEIFCSVTELNNEQLLALTDFADNNLRTLKFIPDTTAVLSKHLQYDYYGLTPVLSLREIPLDDIAHKFAKRTFDILFSLFVITCLMSWLTPLVAIIIKMESKGPVFFKQSRNGLDYKEFTCFKFRSMVPNTTAHLHQVKRGDLRITKIGRFLRKTSVDELPQFFNVLLGDMSVVGPRPHMVSHTHMYAERIDKFMVRHFVKPGITGLAQVSGYRGEVETEEDIKGRVRNDIYYIENWNIALDIRIISKTIANVFQGEEKAY, from the coding sequence GTGACCACAAAGACTTTACAAAACATATCCGCAGATAGTATCGCCTATCGCAATGGCCGTTTTTCTGGCTTTATAAGACCCATTTCCTATTTGGTGGATTTGAGTCTTATCATTTTTGCTGCGTCTTATTTTTTTAAAGAAAGTTTTGACTTACTTACTTATAGTATTTTTATAGGTATTTGCTGGGTGATTGTCTCCATGCAACTGGATTTTTATAGAATACGTAGGAACACAAAATTTGCCACTTTACTGTCACGTCTGGCTAAGCAGTCTGTGTTTTTTGCGTTTGTGGTCTTTGCGTTTTTTGGGTATTACTATGAGTTGAACAGAGAATCTACCTTTATATTCAATTATATTGGAGCTACTATTACGGGTATTTCATTCGTAAAAATATCCTTGTTTTTTATACTTAAAAACTACCGCAGCGCGTTGGGTGGTAATTATAGAAATGTGGTGATTTTAGGTAAAAACAAAGACGCCCAACAACTTCTTGATTTTTTCAAAATACATACAGACCTGGGCTACCGATCTAAAAAATTAATAGACGTCACAGCGAGTTCCTTTTCCCTATCTGAATTTAAGAGTTGGGTGATTCAGGAGAAAATAGATGAAATTTTTTGCTCTGTTACCGAATTGAATAATGAGCAGCTCCTAGCGCTTACCGATTTTGCAGATAACAACCTTAGAACACTTAAATTCATTCCTGATACAACAGCAGTACTCTCTAAGCATTTACAATACGACTATTACGGTTTGACACCTGTGCTATCTTTAAGAGAGATCCCACTGGATGATATCGCTCATAAATTTGCAAAAAGAACCTTTGATATTCTGTTCTCCCTATTTGTGATTACTTGCCTGATGTCTTGGCTCACTCCTTTAGTGGCTATTATTATAAAGATGGAGTCCAAAGGTCCTGTTTTCTTTAAACAATCTCGCAATGGACTGGACTACAAGGAGTTCACCTGCTTTAAATTTCGTTCTATGGTTCCTAATACCACCGCACATTTACATCAAGTAAAGCGCGGTGACCTTAGAATTACTAAGATAGGTCGATTTTTACGCAAGACTAGTGTTGATGAATTACCTCAATTTTTCAATGTCCTTTTGGGAGATATGAGTGTGGTTGGGCCGCGGCCGCACATGGTAAGTCACACCCATATGTATGCAGAGCGGATTGATAAATTTATGGTGCGTCACTTTGTAAAACCTGGTATTACAGGACTTGCTCAAGTGAGTGGTTACCGAGGCGAAGTAGAAACAGAAGAAGATATTAAGGGCCGTGTGCGCAACGATATTTATTACATCGAAAATTGGAACATCGCTTTAGACATAAGAATCATTAGTAAAACCATTGCAAATGTGTTTCAGGGTGAAGAAAAGGCCTATTAA
- a CDS encoding UDP-glucuronic acid decarboxylase family protein gives MKKRVLITGAAGFLGSHLCDRFIKEGYRVVAMDNLITGDLKNIEHLFPLEDFEFYHHDVSNYVHVAGDLDYILHFASPASPIDYLKIPIQTLKVGSLGTHNLLGLAKAKNARLLIASTSEIYGDPLVHPQDESYYGNVNTIGPRGVYDEAKRFQESLTMAYHRFHGLETRIVRIFNTYGPRMRLNDGRVIPAFMGQALRGEDITIFGDGSQTRSFCYVDDQVEGIYRLLLSDYSDPVNIGNPNEITIGDFAEEIIALTGTDQKVVYRDLPQDDPLKRRPDISLAKKILDWEPKVGREEGMKLTYDYFKSLSTEDLNKRDHKDFTKHIRR, from the coding sequence ATGAAAAAAAGAGTTCTTATTACTGGTGCTGCCGGATTTTTAGGTTCCCACCTATGCGATCGTTTTATAAAAGAAGGCTACCGAGTGGTAGCAATGGATAACCTGATCACGGGCGATCTTAAAAATATCGAACACCTTTTCCCTCTTGAAGATTTTGAATTTTACCACCACGATGTCTCTAATTATGTACATGTCGCTGGAGATCTAGACTATATTTTACACTTTGCTAGTCCAGCAAGTCCCATAGACTATTTAAAGATTCCTATACAAACCTTAAAAGTAGGTTCTCTAGGAACACATAATCTTTTAGGTCTGGCAAAAGCAAAAAATGCGAGGCTACTTATCGCTTCTACTAGTGAAATTTACGGTGACCCTTTAGTACATCCTCAGGATGAAAGCTATTATGGTAATGTAAATACTATAGGCCCGCGTGGTGTTTATGACGAGGCAAAACGTTTTCAAGAATCCTTGACAATGGCTTACCACAGGTTTCATGGATTAGAAACTCGCATCGTACGTATTTTTAACACCTATGGACCGAGAATGCGACTCAATGATGGTCGTGTGATTCCTGCCTTTATGGGTCAAGCACTGCGAGGAGAAGACATCACTATTTTTGGTGATGGATCGCAAACAAGATCTTTCTGTTATGTGGACGATCAAGTAGAAGGAATTTATAGATTACTGCTTAGTGATTATTCAGATCCTGTAAACATCGGGAACCCTAACGAAATCACAATAGGAGATTTTGCTGAAGAAATTATTGCCCTTACAGGAACCGACCAAAAAGTAGTATATAGAGATCTTCCACAAGACGATCCTCTAAAAAGACGTCCAGATATTTCACTTGCTAAAAAAATCCTCGATTGGGAACCTAAAGTAGGTCGTGAAGAAGGAATGAAATTAACTTATGACTATTTCAAATCACTGTCTACAGAAGATTTAAACAAACGTGACCACAAAGACTTTACAAAACATATCCGCAGATAG
- a CDS encoding CoA transferase subunit A, which produces MINRTVKGVEEALEGVKSDMTFMVGGFGLSGIPENSIAQLVKTGVSNLTCISNNAGIDGFGLGLLLRGKQIKKMISSYVGENDEFERQMLSGELEVDLIPQGTLAERCRAAQAGIPAFFTPAGYGTEVAEGKEVRDFDGKPHILEQAFKADFAFVKAWKGDEAGNLIFKGTARNFNPLMAGAATITVAEVEELVPAGELDPNEIHVPGIFVKRIFQGEKYEKRIEQLTVRKRE; this is translated from the coding sequence ATGATCAATAGAACGGTAAAAGGTGTGGAAGAAGCACTGGAAGGCGTTAAAAGCGATATGACTTTTATGGTAGGTGGTTTTGGACTGTCTGGAATTCCTGAAAACAGTATTGCTCAATTAGTGAAAACAGGAGTTAGCAATCTTACTTGTATTTCAAATAATGCAGGTATAGATGGTTTTGGCTTAGGTTTATTACTCCGAGGAAAACAAATCAAGAAAATGATTTCTTCCTACGTTGGGGAAAATGACGAGTTTGAACGCCAGATGTTGAGCGGTGAGTTGGAGGTAGATTTGATCCCTCAAGGAACACTAGCCGAAAGATGTCGCGCAGCACAAGCCGGTATTCCAGCGTTTTTTACACCAGCAGGCTATGGTACTGAAGTAGCCGAAGGAAAGGAAGTCAGAGATTTTGATGGAAAGCCACATATTCTAGAACAGGCTTTCAAAGCAGATTTTGCTTTTGTAAAAGCATGGAAAGGAGACGAGGCAGGAAATTTAATTTTCAAAGGAACCGCTCGTAACTTTAATCCATTAATGGCTGGCGCAGCTACTATTACTGTTGCTGAGGTAGAGGAACTGGTTCCTGCGGGGGAATTAGATCCCAATGAAATTCATGTTCCAGGAATATTTGTAAAACGTATTTTTCAAGGAGAGAAGTATGAGAAGAGGATTGAGCAACTTACAGTGAGAAAACGAGAATAA